ACCCCGATCAAGATGGACTCGGTCGTGATCAGCGGACTAGGTCTGGAAAGCTTCGATCTCGATAATCCCGCACTGGGTCTGCCGGTGATTACCCGCACGCCCCTGGTTGGGACTCGTAACAACGCAAACAAAACGTTCGCGGTGACTTTCGAGCGCGGCTTCCAGACGGAACATCTGATCACCTATTCGACGGACCTCCAGAATTGGACCTACCTCCGGAATATCCGGAGCGCCGATACCGTGGAGGACTTCACCTACACCATGACCGGAGTGACGTTTCCCAGATTCTACGCGGCTAGCGCACGGATCGACTACGGTTTCCTGCCCAACCCGCCATCCGCCTTCCTCCCGGCAGGAAGCCAGCTCCGCCTTCTCGATCGCTCTGGAAAAGCGATGACACTGGTATCGAATGGGACCGGAGGAGGAACATGGAACCACAGCAACGGAAGCAGCGGAAATCTGACCAGCCTGACGACGGCCGATGGATCGGTCAGCACCGGCTTTTTCTCGAATGCCTCCTCGTCCGCCCATCTGTTCCCCCTCGCCCAAGTGAATGCCACCTTTAGCAGCGCGGCGGGCCCGGACGCTTGGACATCCCTGGGCCTGATTCTCTCTTTTCACTCGGCGAAGACCGGCTGGGTGGAGGGTAGCGCGGTGAAGGGTTCAGGGTCGGTGGCAGTGCAGCAGTCCTTTGCCATCACTCCCTAGACGTGCCGCAATCAACCCTTGGCGTTCCGGAATTCGCCTCCTAGCGTCCCGCCCATGTCTCGCAGCTACCGCATTGCAGTTCTTTCCGGCGACGGGATCGGCCCGGAAGTCATGACCGAAGCCCTCCGCGTGCTCGACGCCGTGGAAGCGAAGTTCGGTTTCACCACCACCCGCGAAGAGCGCCTGGTCGGCGGTGCGGCGATCGATGCCACCGGACACCCGCTGCCTACGGAGACCGTCGCATCCTGCGAGCAGAGCGATGGTATCCTCTTCGGCTCCGTCGGTGGCCCGAAGTGGGAAAGCCTTCCGCCGGACATCCAGCCGGAGCGCGGCGCGCTGCTGCCCATCCGCAAGCATTTCGGCCTTTTCGCAAACCTGCGTCCGGGCGTCTGCCTGCCTTCCCTCACCCACGCTTCGCCGGTGAAGAACGAGCTCATCCCGAATGGCTTCAACGTGCTCTGCGTGCGTGAGCTCACCGGTGGTGTCTACTTCGGCCAGCCGAAAGGCCGCGAGGAACGCGACGGCGAGCCGGTGGCCTTCGACACGATGATCTATCGCAAGAGCGAGATCGACCGCATCCTGCGCGTCGCTTTCACCGCCGCGATGGGACGCGGCAAGCGCCTCGTCTCCGTGGACAAGGCAAACGTCCTCGCCACCTCCGTCCTGTGGCGCGAGACCGCCGTGGAAGTCGCGAAGGATTTCCCGGAAGTGGAACTCAGCCACCTTTATGTGGACAATGCCGCGATGCAGCTCGTGCGTCGTCCGGATTCCTTCGACGTGCTCGTGACGGAGAATCTCTTCGGTGACATCCTCTCGGATGAAATGGCCATGATCTCCGGATCCCTCGGCATGCTGCCCTCCGCTTCGCTGGGCAAGCAGAAGGAAGGCGGCCTTTACTTCGGCATGTATGAGCCTTCCGGCGGTTCCGCTCCGGACATCGCGGGTAAGGGAGTCGCGAACCCCATCGCTCAGATCCTCTCCGCTGCCATGCTCCTGCGCTTCTCTCTCGGCGAGAACGAGGCTGCCTCTGCGATCGAAGCCGCTGTGGCGAAGGCCATCGACGATGGCTTCCGGACCGGCGACATCGCGACCGGTGCCGCGGGCGAGACGAAAGTCGGAACCACAGGCATGGGCGATGCAGTTCTGGCGCGCCTCTGAAGCATCCTTTTTAAAAAGGGCCGATTCCGCGAGGGATCGGCCCTTCTTTTTTAGGATTCGACTTCACAGCCGCCCAAATCTTTAAAGATCACACTTCGCGTGAAGAAGATCTCCTGAGTCGGAGTCTATCCTGTCTCATGCATGCTCCGACTTCCCTGCCACGATCCTGGTTCTTGCATTCTCGGACCTTCTGGTTGGGGCTGCTGGTGACGGTGTTCTGTACTTGGTTGCTCATCGATTCGCACATCAACACCACCCTCATCCGCACCATCCACCGCGGATCATGGAAGGACTGGTCGTCATACAGCAGCTTCCCACCCGGAACTCCCGACGAGACAGGATCATGGATGCTAGGCCTCTCAGGTGGTGCGATCCAAGCCACCTGGCTCGACGAGATCGGCCCGGATTCCGACTACTCCGGATCCGACGAGCGGGAAAAAGCGGACCCTCGCCTCCGCAAGATTTGGCTTCCGGAAATCGAAAACGAGCGGGATTCGGTCATGCGGTCACGCGGAATGCGTCTTCCCACCTGGCTATTTCTAGCCGCTTGGCTGGGGATCTGGCCCCGCCTGCTTGTCAAATCAAGGAATCGGCACCGCTCCTATCTCGCTCCGGAAGCTTCCCCGGTTCCCTGAGCCTTCGCACTTGCCACCCTGCCCCCCGGTTTCCAAAGTCCGCGCCGTTCATGAGCGACGCCGCCTATTCCTCTCCGCACCAAGTTTGCATCGCCGGCACTGGCAGCTACTTGCCCGAGAAGATCCTGACCAATGGCGACCTGGCAAAAATCGTCGAGACTTCCGATGAATGGATCGTCGAGCGCACCGGCATCCGGGAGCGCCGCATCGCAGGAGAGCATGAGTATACCTCCCACATGGCC
This portion of the Luteolibacter luteus genome encodes:
- a CDS encoding peptidylprolyl isomerase, whose amino-acid sequence is MRHVFAKLALSALALALTSAAQAQIYADFTVSHGSTPLGTFRAKLEYQKAPRTCANFIGLATGRRPWIKVSSGQIMENKPYYNGLTFHRLIHNFMIQGGSPNGLGTDGPGYVIQDEYDATLRHSGRYFLSMAKSNLPGTGGSQFFITFEPSPSLDDKHSVFGEVIEGKAVIDAFTNAANFPTDRTAAGAAPGDPAYSDKPVTPIKMDSVVISGLGLESFDLDNPALGLPVITRTPLVGTRNNANKTFAVTFERGFQTEHLITYSTDLQNWTYLRNIRSADTVEDFTYTMTGVTFPRFYAASARIDYGFLPNPPSAFLPAGSQLRLLDRSGKAMTLVSNGTGGGTWNHSNGSSGNLTSLTTADGSVSTGFFSNASSSAHLFPLAQVNATFSSAAGPDAWTSLGLILSFHSAKTGWVEGSAVKGSGSVAVQQSFAITP
- the leuB gene encoding 3-isopropylmalate dehydrogenase — protein: MSRSYRIAVLSGDGIGPEVMTEALRVLDAVEAKFGFTTTREERLVGGAAIDATGHPLPTETVASCEQSDGILFGSVGGPKWESLPPDIQPERGALLPIRKHFGLFANLRPGVCLPSLTHASPVKNELIPNGFNVLCVRELTGGVYFGQPKGREERDGEPVAFDTMIYRKSEIDRILRVAFTAAMGRGKRLVSVDKANVLATSVLWRETAVEVAKDFPEVELSHLYVDNAAMQLVRRPDSFDVLVTENLFGDILSDEMAMISGSLGMLPSASLGKQKEGGLYFGMYEPSGGSAPDIAGKGVANPIAQILSAAMLLRFSLGENEAASAIEAAVAKAIDDGFRTGDIATGAAGETKVGTTGMGDAVLARL